The following are encoded together in the Drosophila biarmipes strain raj3 chromosome 3L, RU_DBia_V1.1, whole genome shotgun sequence genome:
- the LOC108028242 gene encoding uncharacterized protein LOC108028242 isoform X2: MLEAGGEAKILAGFTSADVGPEAKEYNLLRADEEYRNGNVEHSIYYQVKAQFQSTDLRYLTEASELESQRPTTEELIRSASSQEKRDYKRKFLQNIINYLQRMEREKPPEKPTKESLEYLDFLKDAQEPNEGLTRISNVCHSLPDEWCVLQLCKSFNPATTYSVFNEIIASDGAIYLTLLRHCRSPQLGPICIRFSNENLANLFREYSTLVERFRRVVTVDPLNMKGKEAKQKYWEELNAFDAFLQKLLSAFRDIISPYAFLFFGKRYECGVVQKQIKVVNTLVDDFCLLNQWSTHQRVLLSQAALHANRLNAGDLKLICYELSSNENEIQSVYDMLKGLASDWTQLEERQQLAARRFPTILVVDERLDHLHWEQLITVQEFCRVKSLHCLWRLFQHHKSNIRHGYYTTNIKHGMCVINPDADLVNSGRRLRSFFEYWLSQWQHLFETVPNEELMLKRALQADCFVYAGHGSGLQYVNGRTICRARARSVVFLFGCDSTRMLGTGLYSALYGAHDYYHGALSPSIVGTLMPALDGNMDTVSVTVLSLWLAPGDKKVMPWTHIDRMTWLKNGIIKVFVLQERRKTRPPWTPNPTTTWAACAPFCRWCSRARLSQISTTAAYTCAAACPPGTWPLKRCLYS; the protein is encoded by the exons ATGCTGGAAGCCGGCGGTGAGGCAAAGATACTGGCCGGGTTTACCAGCGCGGACGTGGGCCCCGAGGCGAAGG AATACAATTTACTTCGCGCCGATGAGGAATATCGCAATGGCAATGTGGAGCACTCGATTTACTACCAGGTTAAAGCCCAATTCCAGTCCACCGATCTGCGTTACCTCACCGAAGCGTCGGAGCTGGAAAGCCAGCGACCCACAACAGAGGAGCTGATCAGGTCAGCCTCTAGTCAAGAGAAAAGGGACTACAAAAG AAAGTTTCTGCAGAACATCATCAACTATCTCCAGCGGATGGAGCGCGAGAAGCCGCCGGAGAAGCCAACCAAAGAATCCTTGGAGTACCTGGACTTCCTGAAGGATGCTCAGGAGCCCAATGAGGGTCTAACCCGCATTTCGAATGTATGTCATAGCCTGCCCGACGAATGGTGTGTTCTGCAGCTCTGCAAGAGCTTCAATCCCGCCACCACGTACTCCGTGTTCAACGAGATTATAGCCAGCGATGGAGCCATTTATCTCACCCTGCTCCGCCACTGTAGAAGCCCACAACTGGGTCCCATCTGCATCAGATTCTCCAACGAAAATCTGGCCAATCTTTTTCGGGAGTACAGCACCCTGGTGGAGAGGTTCAGGCGAGTGGTCACCGTGGATCCACTCAATATGAAGGGAAAGGAGGCTAAGCAGAAGTACTGGGAGGAACTGAATGCCTTTGACGCCTTCCTGCAA AAACTACTCTCTGCCTTCCGGGACATAATCTCCCCCTATGCCTTTCTGTTCTTTGGCAAACGCTATGAATGCGGTGTTGTCCAAAAGCAGATCAAGGTCGTAAATACTCTTGTGGATGACTTCTGCCTGCTTAACCAATGGAGCACTCACCAGCGAGTTTTGCTCTCCCAAGCCGCCCTGCATGCCAACCGACTGAATGCCGGGGACCTCAAGCTAATCTGCTATGAACTGTCCAGCAACGAAAATGAGATACAATCGGTGTACGACATGCTCAAGGGATTGGCCAGCGACTGGACGCAGCTGGAGGAGCGCCAACAGCTGGCGGCTAGGAGATTTCCCACCATTCTGGTGGTCGATGAG CGCCTGGACCACCTACATTGGGAGCAGTTAATCACCGTACAGGAATTTTGCCGTGTCAAATCCCTGCATTGCCTCTGGCGTTTGTTCCAGCATCACAAGTCAAACATAAGGCATGGCTACTACACAACGAATATCAAACATGGCATGTGTGTAATAAATCCGGATGCGGATTTGGTCAACTCCGGGCGCAGGTTGCGCAGCTTCTTCGAGTACTGGCTGTCCCAGTGGCAACACCTCTTTGAAACGGTGCCAAACGAGGAGCTGATGCTGAAGCGAGCCCTCCAAGCGGATTGTTTTGT ATATGCAGGTCACGGTTCTGGCTTGCAGTACGTTAATGGAAGAACAATTTGTCGTGCACGTGCGCGTAGCGTGGTCTTCCTCTTTGGTTGCGATTCCACGCGGATGCTGGGTACGGGATTGTATAGTGCATTGTATGGAGCCCATGATTACTACCACGGTGCTCTGAGTCCCTCGATAGTGGGCACCCTTATGCCCGCCCTGGATGGGAACATGGATACGGTTTCGGTGACAGTCTTGAGTCTTTGGTTGGCGCCGGGGGACAAAAAGGTGATGCCCTGGACACATATTGATCGTATGACCTGGCTAAAGAATGGCATTATAAAAG TCTTTGTATTACAGGAAAGGAGGAAAACCCGCCCACCATGGACGCCCAACCCAACTACCACCTGGGCAGCCTGTGCTCCATTCTGTCGCTGGTGCAGCAGGGCAAGGTTGAGCCAAATATCTACAACTGCTGCATATACGTGTGCCGCGGCCTGCCCGCCTGGAACGTGGCCGTTGAAAAGATGCCTTTATAGCTGA
- the LOC108028242 gene encoding uncharacterized protein LOC108028242 isoform X1: MLEAGGEAKILAGFTSADVGPEAKEYNLLRADEEYRNGNVEHSIYYQVKAQFQSTDLRYLTEASELESQRPTTEELIRSASSQEKRDYKSRKFLQNIINYLQRMEREKPPEKPTKESLEYLDFLKDAQEPNEGLTRISNVCHSLPDEWCVLQLCKSFNPATTYSVFNEIIASDGAIYLTLLRHCRSPQLGPICIRFSNENLANLFREYSTLVERFRRVVTVDPLNMKGKEAKQKYWEELNAFDAFLQKLLSAFRDIISPYAFLFFGKRYECGVVQKQIKVVNTLVDDFCLLNQWSTHQRVLLSQAALHANRLNAGDLKLICYELSSNENEIQSVYDMLKGLASDWTQLEERQQLAARRFPTILVVDERLDHLHWEQLITVQEFCRVKSLHCLWRLFQHHKSNIRHGYYTTNIKHGMCVINPDADLVNSGRRLRSFFEYWLSQWQHLFETVPNEELMLKRALQADCFVYAGHGSGLQYVNGRTICRARARSVVFLFGCDSTRMLGTGLYSALYGAHDYYHGALSPSIVGTLMPALDGNMDTVSVTVLSLWLAPGDKKVMPWTHIDRMTWLKNGIIKVFVLQERRKTRPPWTPNPTTTWAACAPFCRWCSRARLSQISTTAAYTCAAACPPGTWPLKRCLYS, from the exons ATGCTGGAAGCCGGCGGTGAGGCAAAGATACTGGCCGGGTTTACCAGCGCGGACGTGGGCCCCGAGGCGAAGG AATACAATTTACTTCGCGCCGATGAGGAATATCGCAATGGCAATGTGGAGCACTCGATTTACTACCAGGTTAAAGCCCAATTCCAGTCCACCGATCTGCGTTACCTCACCGAAGCGTCGGAGCTGGAAAGCCAGCGACCCACAACAGAGGAGCTGATCAGGTCAGCCTCTAGTCAAGAGAAAAGGGACTACAAAAG CAGAAAGTTTCTGCAGAACATCATCAACTATCTCCAGCGGATGGAGCGCGAGAAGCCGCCGGAGAAGCCAACCAAAGAATCCTTGGAGTACCTGGACTTCCTGAAGGATGCTCAGGAGCCCAATGAGGGTCTAACCCGCATTTCGAATGTATGTCATAGCCTGCCCGACGAATGGTGTGTTCTGCAGCTCTGCAAGAGCTTCAATCCCGCCACCACGTACTCCGTGTTCAACGAGATTATAGCCAGCGATGGAGCCATTTATCTCACCCTGCTCCGCCACTGTAGAAGCCCACAACTGGGTCCCATCTGCATCAGATTCTCCAACGAAAATCTGGCCAATCTTTTTCGGGAGTACAGCACCCTGGTGGAGAGGTTCAGGCGAGTGGTCACCGTGGATCCACTCAATATGAAGGGAAAGGAGGCTAAGCAGAAGTACTGGGAGGAACTGAATGCCTTTGACGCCTTCCTGCAA AAACTACTCTCTGCCTTCCGGGACATAATCTCCCCCTATGCCTTTCTGTTCTTTGGCAAACGCTATGAATGCGGTGTTGTCCAAAAGCAGATCAAGGTCGTAAATACTCTTGTGGATGACTTCTGCCTGCTTAACCAATGGAGCACTCACCAGCGAGTTTTGCTCTCCCAAGCCGCCCTGCATGCCAACCGACTGAATGCCGGGGACCTCAAGCTAATCTGCTATGAACTGTCCAGCAACGAAAATGAGATACAATCGGTGTACGACATGCTCAAGGGATTGGCCAGCGACTGGACGCAGCTGGAGGAGCGCCAACAGCTGGCGGCTAGGAGATTTCCCACCATTCTGGTGGTCGATGAG CGCCTGGACCACCTACATTGGGAGCAGTTAATCACCGTACAGGAATTTTGCCGTGTCAAATCCCTGCATTGCCTCTGGCGTTTGTTCCAGCATCACAAGTCAAACATAAGGCATGGCTACTACACAACGAATATCAAACATGGCATGTGTGTAATAAATCCGGATGCGGATTTGGTCAACTCCGGGCGCAGGTTGCGCAGCTTCTTCGAGTACTGGCTGTCCCAGTGGCAACACCTCTTTGAAACGGTGCCAAACGAGGAGCTGATGCTGAAGCGAGCCCTCCAAGCGGATTGTTTTGT ATATGCAGGTCACGGTTCTGGCTTGCAGTACGTTAATGGAAGAACAATTTGTCGTGCACGTGCGCGTAGCGTGGTCTTCCTCTTTGGTTGCGATTCCACGCGGATGCTGGGTACGGGATTGTATAGTGCATTGTATGGAGCCCATGATTACTACCACGGTGCTCTGAGTCCCTCGATAGTGGGCACCCTTATGCCCGCCCTGGATGGGAACATGGATACGGTTTCGGTGACAGTCTTGAGTCTTTGGTTGGCGCCGGGGGACAAAAAGGTGATGCCCTGGACACATATTGATCGTATGACCTGGCTAAAGAATGGCATTATAAAAG TCTTTGTATTACAGGAAAGGAGGAAAACCCGCCCACCATGGACGCCCAACCCAACTACCACCTGGGCAGCCTGTGCTCCATTCTGTCGCTGGTGCAGCAGGGCAAGGTTGAGCCAAATATCTACAACTGCTGCATATACGTGTGCCGCGGCCTGCCCGCCTGGAACGTGGCCGTTGAAAAGATGCCTTTATAGCTGA
- the LOC108028242 gene encoding uncharacterized protein LOC108028242 isoform X3, producing the protein MLEAGGEAKILAGFTSADVGPEAKEYNLLRADEEYRNGNVEHSIYYQVKAQFQSTDLRYLTEASELESQRPTTEELIRSASSQEKRDYKSRKFLQNIINYLQRMEREKPPEKPTKESLEYLDFLKDAQEPNEGLTRISNVCHSLPDEWCVLQLCKSFNPATTYSVFNEIIASDGAIYLTLLRHCRSPQLGPICIRFSNENLANLFREYSTLVERFRRVVTVDPLNMKGKEAKQKYWEELNAFDAFLQKLLSAFRDIISPYAFLFFGKRYECGVVQKQIKVVNTLVDDFCLLNQWSTHQRVLLSQAALHANRLNAGDLKLICYELSSNENEIQSVYDMLKGLASDWTQLEERQQLAARRFPTILVVDERLDHLHWEQLITVQEFCRVKSLHCLWRLFQHHKSNIRHGYYTTNIKHGMCVINPDADLVNSGRRLRSFFEYWLSQWQHLFETVPNEELMLKRALQADCFVYAGHGSGLQYVNGRTICRARARSVVFLFGCDSTRMLGTGLYSALYGAHDYYHGALSPSIVGTLMPALDGNMDTVSVTVLSLWLAPGDKKVMPWTHIDRMTWLKNGIIKGKEENPPTMDAQPNYHLGSLCSILSLVQQGKVEPNIYNCCIYVCRGLPAWNVAVEKMPL; encoded by the exons ATGCTGGAAGCCGGCGGTGAGGCAAAGATACTGGCCGGGTTTACCAGCGCGGACGTGGGCCCCGAGGCGAAGG AATACAATTTACTTCGCGCCGATGAGGAATATCGCAATGGCAATGTGGAGCACTCGATTTACTACCAGGTTAAAGCCCAATTCCAGTCCACCGATCTGCGTTACCTCACCGAAGCGTCGGAGCTGGAAAGCCAGCGACCCACAACAGAGGAGCTGATCAGGTCAGCCTCTAGTCAAGAGAAAAGGGACTACAAAAG CAGAAAGTTTCTGCAGAACATCATCAACTATCTCCAGCGGATGGAGCGCGAGAAGCCGCCGGAGAAGCCAACCAAAGAATCCTTGGAGTACCTGGACTTCCTGAAGGATGCTCAGGAGCCCAATGAGGGTCTAACCCGCATTTCGAATGTATGTCATAGCCTGCCCGACGAATGGTGTGTTCTGCAGCTCTGCAAGAGCTTCAATCCCGCCACCACGTACTCCGTGTTCAACGAGATTATAGCCAGCGATGGAGCCATTTATCTCACCCTGCTCCGCCACTGTAGAAGCCCACAACTGGGTCCCATCTGCATCAGATTCTCCAACGAAAATCTGGCCAATCTTTTTCGGGAGTACAGCACCCTGGTGGAGAGGTTCAGGCGAGTGGTCACCGTGGATCCACTCAATATGAAGGGAAAGGAGGCTAAGCAGAAGTACTGGGAGGAACTGAATGCCTTTGACGCCTTCCTGCAA AAACTACTCTCTGCCTTCCGGGACATAATCTCCCCCTATGCCTTTCTGTTCTTTGGCAAACGCTATGAATGCGGTGTTGTCCAAAAGCAGATCAAGGTCGTAAATACTCTTGTGGATGACTTCTGCCTGCTTAACCAATGGAGCACTCACCAGCGAGTTTTGCTCTCCCAAGCCGCCCTGCATGCCAACCGACTGAATGCCGGGGACCTCAAGCTAATCTGCTATGAACTGTCCAGCAACGAAAATGAGATACAATCGGTGTACGACATGCTCAAGGGATTGGCCAGCGACTGGACGCAGCTGGAGGAGCGCCAACAGCTGGCGGCTAGGAGATTTCCCACCATTCTGGTGGTCGATGAG CGCCTGGACCACCTACATTGGGAGCAGTTAATCACCGTACAGGAATTTTGCCGTGTCAAATCCCTGCATTGCCTCTGGCGTTTGTTCCAGCATCACAAGTCAAACATAAGGCATGGCTACTACACAACGAATATCAAACATGGCATGTGTGTAATAAATCCGGATGCGGATTTGGTCAACTCCGGGCGCAGGTTGCGCAGCTTCTTCGAGTACTGGCTGTCCCAGTGGCAACACCTCTTTGAAACGGTGCCAAACGAGGAGCTGATGCTGAAGCGAGCCCTCCAAGCGGATTGTTTTGT ATATGCAGGTCACGGTTCTGGCTTGCAGTACGTTAATGGAAGAACAATTTGTCGTGCACGTGCGCGTAGCGTGGTCTTCCTCTTTGGTTGCGATTCCACGCGGATGCTGGGTACGGGATTGTATAGTGCATTGTATGGAGCCCATGATTACTACCACGGTGCTCTGAGTCCCTCGATAGTGGGCACCCTTATGCCCGCCCTGGATGGGAACATGGATACGGTTTCGGTGACAGTCTTGAGTCTTTGGTTGGCGCCGGGGGACAAAAAGGTGATGCCCTGGACACATATTGATCGTATGACCTGGCTAAAGAATGGCATTATAAAAG GAAAGGAGGAAAACCCGCCCACCATGGACGCCCAACCCAACTACCACCTGGGCAGCCTGTGCTCCATTCTGTCGCTGGTGCAGCAGGGCAAGGTTGAGCCAAATATCTACAACTGCTGCATATACGTGTGCCGCGGCCTGCCCGCCTGGAACGTGGCCGTTGAAAAGATGCCTTTATAG
- the LOC122819029 gene encoding uncharacterized protein LOC122819029, with translation MGAKESVEAAAKMNADGWGHVERSSRYHNHRHNQRSQSLNRGQALSQADVSGMW, from the exons atggGCGCCAAGGAAAGTGTCGAGGCAGCCGCCAAAATGAACGCCGATGGCTGGGGCCATGTGGAG CGATCAAGTCGCTACCACAACCATCGGCACAATCAGCGCTCACAGTCGCTGAACCGCGGACAGGCGCTCTCGCAGGCGGACGTGAGCGGCATGTGGTGA